One Lysinibacillus fusiformis genomic window carries:
- a CDS encoding PH domain-containing protein, with product MFKKIAADALGLSDIGVVVSHEDFDKTDADDFILHEIDEKIYFLIKTKADEYCFTNRALIHVDGENAMSKKRLLRRYDYSMFKISEVLLETAGTIDLDVEIKFTIGNNKLSIDIHKRYIDEIKDLYKALHAISYEQKQDAYKFSVAEQSLTIASASMGRIGNDNISPASSFKEITSFASKWMIDHKEKYVKEDFSHIFDLYINK from the coding sequence ATGTTCAAAAAAATTGCAGCAGATGCACTAGGGCTTTCAGATATCGGCGTAGTCGTATCTCATGAAGATTTTGACAAAACGGATGCAGATGATTTTATCCTGCACGAAATTGACGAGAAAATCTATTTTCTAATTAAAACAAAAGCAGATGAATATTGTTTTACAAATCGAGCTCTCATTCATGTAGATGGTGAAAATGCGATGAGTAAAAAACGATTACTACGTCGATACGACTATTCAATGTTTAAAATTAGTGAGGTTTTACTCGAAACAGCAGGAACTATTGACCTCGATGTCGAAATTAAGTTTACAATCGGCAATAATAAGCTATCTATCGACATTCATAAGCGTTATATTGACGAAATTAAGGACTTATATAAGGCGTTACATGCCATTAGTTACGAACAAAAGCAGGATGCCTACAAGTTTAGTGTTGCGGAGCAGAGCCTGACTATTGCATCTGCATCAATGGGGCGCATTGGTAATGATAATATATCACCAGCTTCGTCATTTAAAGAAATTACAAGCTTCGCAAGTAAGTGGATGATAGACCATAAGGAGAAGTATGTAAAAGAAGATTTCTCACATATTTTTGATTTGTACATTAATAAATAA
- a CDS encoding acetamidase/formamidase family protein — translation MVTELHLHEKVKQPEDEGIVQQAQSVETLFVNEFIDGILDPQQKMLGPVKDGGTIIANTTPGCWGPMLTPKIRGGHEVTKPVFVEGAEVGDAIVITIKSIQVTSLATASGHDEAIIDRFIGDPFVSVKCPGCGKLHPSTIVKGIGSQAIRCSTCDTETSPFKMTNGYTMALDQKGNIGVTVGREGARRVALDAKNYMRTPENSVQNPVVALAPSDLVGIMARMRPFLGQLGTTPSKAMPDSHNAGDFGSFLIGAPHEYAFTQAELDTHRTDGHMDISRVREGATIICPVKVPGGGVYIGDMHAMQGDGEIAGHTTDVAGIVQLQVNVLKKVAIEGPIILPNEEDLPYTAKPFTKEEKRRARELAEEFGVKQVEEAFPVSVVGSGTTLNGATDNAIRRAARLFEMSEPEVMNRATITGSIEIGRHPGVVTATFQVPKTVLKKARIFKPVKKQYD, via the coding sequence ATGGTAACCGAATTGCATTTGCATGAGAAAGTTAAACAACCGGAAGATGAGGGTATTGTACAGCAAGCGCAATCTGTGGAAACATTATTCGTCAATGAGTTCATAGATGGTATTTTAGACCCGCAACAGAAAATGCTTGGCCCTGTAAAAGATGGGGGTACGATCATTGCTAACACAACACCAGGATGTTGGGGGCCAATGCTGACACCTAAGATTCGAGGTGGACACGAAGTAACAAAGCCAGTTTTTGTAGAAGGTGCTGAGGTGGGCGACGCCATTGTCATTACAATTAAGTCGATTCAGGTGACATCTCTTGCAACCGCATCGGGTCATGATGAAGCAATCATCGATCGATTTATTGGGGATCCATTCGTGTCAGTAAAATGCCCAGGCTGTGGTAAGCTTCACCCAAGTACTATAGTAAAAGGCATAGGTTCGCAGGCAATTCGTTGCTCAACCTGCGATACAGAAACTTCACCATTTAAAATGACAAATGGTTATACAATGGCACTAGATCAAAAGGGCAATATCGGTGTGACGGTTGGCCGTGAAGGTGCTCGTCGTGTTGCACTCGATGCTAAAAATTATATGCGAACTCCTGAAAATTCTGTGCAAAATCCAGTGGTAGCTTTGGCACCAAGCGATTTAGTAGGTATTATGGCTAGAATGCGTCCGTTTTTAGGACAGCTAGGGACAACACCTTCGAAGGCGATGCCAGATTCCCATAATGCTGGTGATTTTGGGTCATTTTTGATTGGCGCACCGCATGAATATGCCTTTACACAGGCTGAGCTCGATACACATCGAACAGATGGTCATATGGATATTAGCCGAGTACGCGAGGGAGCCACGATTATTTGTCCTGTTAAGGTACCAGGTGGCGGCGTGTATATTGGTGATATGCATGCGATGCAGGGTGATGGGGAAATCGCTGGGCATACAACAGATGTAGCAGGTATTGTTCAGCTTCAGGTGAATGTCTTGAAAAAAGTGGCAATAGAAGGTCCGATTATTTTACCAAATGAAGAGGATTTGCCATACACAGCGAAGCCATTTACGAAAGAAGAAAAGCGACGTGCACGTGAATTAGCTGAGGAATTCGGTGTCAAGCAGGTGGAGGAAGCTTTCCCGGTATCCGTTGTCGGGTCAGGTACAACATTAAATGGGGCAACAGATAATGCCATTCGTCGGGCTGCACGGTTGTTTGAGATGAGCGAGCCGGAAGTCATGAATCGTGCAACGATAACAGGTTCCATTGAAATCGGTCGTCATCCTGGCGTTGTAACAGCAACCTTCCAAGTGCCGAAAACGGTGCTGAAGAAAGCGCGAATTTTTAAACCAGTGAAAAAACAATATGATTAA